From Mauremys mutica isolate MM-2020 ecotype Southern chromosome 17, ASM2049712v1, whole genome shotgun sequence, one genomic window encodes:
- the LOC123351582 gene encoding guanylate-binding protein 1-like — protein MNPVAMEGPVCLVGNGADGQLEVNPAALEILRGVAQPVVVVAIVGLYRTGKSYLMNSLAGKQRGFSLGSTVQSHTKGIWMWCLPHPRRAGHTLVLLDTEGLGDVEKGDTKNDVWIFALAVLLSSTLVYNSKGTIDQFAMEQLHFVAELTEHIKVKAQGGDDAEEDTEFVRFFPSFVWAVRDFTLELRIEGQLVTEDQYLEHALALRKGNSKKVMDYNLPRQCIRNFFPTRKCFVFVQPASRQEMGQLDSLPTSALDPQFLEQTRRFCDYVFQCSNVKTVKGGIPVNGRRFGALVQSYVSTIRSGQVPCLDNAVTAMAAIENEAALREALAHYAAGMGGLRLPAELGELSAAHGTCEGDALRLFMQRSFKDEEQGFQKQLVAGITERYANVLAENEAVSEQTCRVLLEELSAAMQQKLSAGIYSQPGGYQAYDRDQNQVVENYRARPNKGVKAEEALQQFLASKKAEAEAVLKADNLLTEAEKHVAEEKQKAEMLEQQWKTAEEKQLQTEQLLKDQERSHQENVKQLEAKVAEELASARQEAERALQSKLKEQEAMMQKGFAEKARLMEDEISGLRREISSASRTESQSGLLGTIREGLRAVANVSSYLTSRHQRRKGTSNPSKTPTPK, from the exons ATGAAC CCCGTGGCCATGGAGGGGCCCGTGTGCCTGGTGGGGAACGGCGCCGACGGGCAGCTGGAGGTGAATCCCGCGGCACTGGAGATCCTGCGCGGCGTGGCCCAGCCCGTGGTGGTGGTGGCCATCGTGGGGCTGTACCGCACCGGCAAGTCTTATCTCATGAACTCCTTGGCCGGGAAGCAGAGAG ggtTCTCGCTGGGCTCCACGGTGCAGTCGCACACCAAGGGCATCTGGATGTGGTGCCTGCCCCACCCGCGCCGGGCCGGCCACACCCTGGTGCTGCTGGACACCGAGGGGCTGGGCGACGTGGAGAag ggtGACACCAAGAACGACGTGTGGATCTTCGCGCTGGCCGTGCTGCTCAGCAGCACCCTGGTCTACAACAGCAAAGGGACCATCGACCAGTTcgccatggagcagctgca CTTCGTGGCGGAGCTGACGGAGCACATCAAGGTGAAGGCGCAGGGCGGGGACGACGCGGAGGAGGACACCGAGTTCGTCCGCTTCTTCCCCAGCTTCGTCTGGGCCGTGCGGGATTTCACGCTGGAGCTGAGGATCGAGGGGCAGCTGGTGACGGAGGATCAGTACCTGGAGCACGCGCTGGCCCTGAGGAAAG GCAACAGCAAGAAGGTGATGGACTACAACCTGCCGCGGCAGTGCATCCGCAATTTCTTCCCCACCCGCAAGTGCTTCGTGTTTGTCCAGCCGGCGTCGCGGCAGGAGATGGGCCAGCTGGATTCGCTGCCCACCAGCGCCCTGGACCCGCAGTTCCTGGAGCAGACCCGCCGGTTCTGTGACTACGTCTTCCAGTGCTCCAACGTCAAGACGGTCAAAGGAGGGATTCCGGTCAACGGGCGAA GGTTCGGCGCCTTAGTGCAGAGCTACGTGAGCACCATCCGCAGCGGGCAGGTGCCCTGCCTGGACAACGCGGTGACCGCCATGGCCGCCATCGAGAACGAGGCGGCCCTCAGGGAGGCGCTGGCTCACTACGCGgccgggatgggggggctgcggCTGCCGGCGGAGCTGGGCGAGCTCTCGGCGGCGCACGGGACGTGCGAGGGGGACGCCCTGCGGCTCTTCATGCAGCGCTCCTTCAAGGACGAGGAGCAGGGCTTCCAGAAGCAGCTGGTG GCCGGGATCACGGAGCGATACGCAAACGTCCTAGCAGAAAACGAGGCCGTTTCGGAGCAGACCTGCCGCGTCCTGCTGGAGGAGCTCTCGGCCGCCATGCAGCAGAAACTCAGCGCCGGGATTTACTCCCAGCCCGGCGGGTACCAGGCCTACGACAGGGACCAGAACCAGGTGGTGGAGAATTACCGGGCCAGGCCCAACAAAGGGGTCAAG GCGGAGGAGGCTCTGCAGCAGTTCCTGGCCAGTAAGAAGGCCGAGGCGGAGGCCGTGCTGAAGGCCGACAACCTGCTGACTGAGGCGGAGAAGCACGTGGCCG AGGAGAAGCAGAAGGCTGAGATGCTGGAGCAGCAGTGGAAGACAGCGGAGGAGAAGCAGCTGCAGACGGAGCAGCTGCTGAAGGACCAGGAGCGCAGCCACCAGGAGAACGTGAAGCAGCTGGAGGCCAAGGTGGCGGAGGAGCTGGCCAGTGCCCGGCAGGAGGCGGAGCGGGCGCTGCAGAGCAAGCTGAAGGAGCAGGAGGCCATGATGCAGAAGGGCTTTGCGGAGAAAGCCAGGCTGATGGAGGACGAGATCTCGGGCCTCCGGCGGGAGATCAGCTCCGCCAGCAGGACTGAATCTCAGTCAGGCCTTTTGGGCACCATTAGGGAGGGGCTGAGAGCTGTCGCCAACGTGTCAAGTTATCTGAcatccaggcaccagcggaggaagggGACGAGTAACCCAAGTAAAACCCCGACACCAAAGTAG